Genomic segment of Caldalkalibacillus thermarum:
GCAATAATTCGATCGACCTGGGCAATGTACTCATCAGTGGCCTTTTGCACCGTGTCCTGGTAACGACGTGATTCGTCTTCGGAAATTCCGCCCTCTTTTTCAATTTTCTTGATGGATTCATTGGCATCCCGGCGAATATTGCGGATGGCAACCTTGGCATCTTCACCATATTTTTTAACCATTTTAACCAATTCTTGACGTCTTTCTTCAGTCAAAGCGGGAATTGTAATACGGATAATGTTACCATCATTATTAGGCGTCAATCCTAACTCGGACTTTAAAATCGCTTTTTCAATGGCATCCAACGCGCTTTTGTCCCAAGGCTGGATGGTCAACAGACGAGGTTCAGGTGCACTAATATTGGCCAGTTGATTAACAGGTGTTTGGGTGCCGTAATAGTCAACATAAACCTTATCCAACAAAGCAGGTGTTGCCCGGCCGGCCCGCAAACTGGCCAATTCTGTTTTCAATTGGTTGACCGCTTTATCCATTCGCTCCCGTGCATTTTGTATGACCTCATTTACCATCAGGAATTCCCCCTTACAATTGTTCCAATTTCTTCCCCACAGACGGCTCGCTTGATATTTCCTTCTTCAGCAATGGAGAAGACAATAAGCGGAATGTTATTGTCCATGCATAGGGACGAAGCTGTTGAGTCCATTACAGCCAGTCCTTCTTTCAACACATCAAGAAACGAGAGATTATCGTACTTTTTAGCATTGGGATCGACTGTTGGATCAGCAGAATAAATCCCGTCCACTTTATTTTTGGCCATTAAAATCACTTCAGCTTC
This window contains:
- the frr gene encoding ribosome recycling factor gives rise to the protein MVNEVIQNARERMDKAVNQLKTELASLRAGRATPALLDKVYVDYYGTQTPVNQLANISAPEPRLLTIQPWDKSALDAIEKAILKSELGLTPNNDGNIIRITIPALTEERRQELVKMVKKYGEDAKVAIRNIRRDANESIKKIEKEGGISEDESRRYQDTVQKATDEYIAQVDRIIAKKEKEIMEV